Proteins from a single region of Haloarcula laminariae:
- a CDS encoding DUF2391 domain-containing protein, with amino-acid sequence MSDGRQPDREGIADLFDELQELEDIVDSEEERRQVREAMRAATDAQDDDPAVFGRVIWGFDREDFAEAVLGSLLFGIPMAVEGGTVDAGRHIARHPLYLLGTLVTAVAMVVGILYVADFQDVRVAHRIFGVIPRRLAGVTLTPLATSVALLTAWGLVDWSSDPAIVWESLCICAVAFVPMAIGAALGDILPGS; translated from the coding sequence ATGAGTGACGGCCGACAGCCCGACAGGGAGGGCATCGCCGACCTGTTCGACGAGCTCCAGGAACTGGAGGATATCGTCGACAGCGAAGAGGAGCGGCGACAGGTCCGCGAGGCGATGCGGGCCGCGACAGACGCCCAGGACGACGACCCCGCCGTGTTCGGCCGCGTCATCTGGGGGTTCGACCGAGAGGACTTCGCCGAGGCGGTGCTCGGCTCGCTGCTTTTCGGCATCCCGATGGCCGTGGAGGGCGGCACCGTCGACGCCGGGCGCCACATCGCCCGGCACCCGCTGTATCTCCTCGGGACGCTGGTGACCGCGGTGGCGATGGTCGTCGGCATCCTCTATGTCGCCGATTTCCAGGACGTGCGCGTCGCCCACCGCATCTTCGGGGTCATCCCCCGGCGCCTGGCCGGCGTGACGCTGACGCCCCTCGCTACCTCGGTCGCCTTACTGACCGCCTGGGGGCTGGTCGATTGGTCGAGCGACCCCGCAATCGTCTGGGAATCGCTGTGTATCTGTGCCGTCGCGTTCGTCCCGATGGCCATCGGGGCGGCGCTCGGGGATATCCTCCCCGGCAGCTGA
- a CDS encoding HVO_2753 family zinc finger protein — MSESQQKRAQKCVSCGINIATTNAAAFKCPDCGQQIYRCSKCRKQSNLYKCPDCGFTGP, encoded by the coding sequence ATGAGCGAGAGCCAGCAAAAACGAGCGCAGAAATGCGTCTCGTGTGGCATCAACATCGCCACGACGAACGCGGCCGCGTTCAAGTGCCCGGACTGCGGACAGCAGATATACCGCTGTTCGAAGTGCCGCAAGCAGAGCAACCTCTACAAGTGCCCCGACTGCGGATTCACAGGACCATAA
- a CDS encoding elongation factor 1-beta: MGKVAAKIKIMPQSPEVDLDELQDRLEGSLPEGAKIKGFERDDVAFGLVALFPTVIIPDEAGGTDAVEEAFADVEGVESVDVDTVGRL, encoded by the coding sequence ATGGGGAAAGTAGCAGCCAAGATCAAGATCATGCCGCAGAGCCCGGAAGTCGACCTCGACGAGCTCCAGGACCGTCTCGAGGGGTCACTTCCCGAAGGAGCGAAAATCAAAGGGTTCGAGCGTGACGACGTGGCCTTCGGCCTGGTCGCGCTGTTCCCGACCGTCATCATCCCGGACGAAGCCGGCGGTACGGACGCCGTCGAGGAGGCCTTCGCCGACGTCGAGGGCGTCGAATCGGTGGACGTCGACACTGTCGGCCGTCTGTAA
- a CDS encoding 50S ribosomal protein L21e gives MPSSNGPLEGTRNKLKNKPRDRGTSPPQRAVEQYEVDEKVHLKIDPSVPEGRFHPRFDGQTGTVIGEQGTAYKVEIVDGGKTKTIIVKPAHLRRQE, from the coding sequence ATGCCTAGTTCGAACGGCCCCCTCGAAGGAACACGGAACAAGCTGAAGAACAAGCCACGCGACCGCGGTACCTCCCCGCCCCAGCGCGCTGTCGAGCAGTACGAGGTCGACGAGAAGGTCCACCTGAAGATCGACCCCTCCGTCCCCGAAGGTCGCTTCCACCCGCGCTTCGACGGCCAGACCGGCACGGTCATCGGCGAGCAGGGCACGGCCTACAAGGTCGAAATCGTCGACGGCGGCAAGACCAAGACCATCATCGTCAAGCCCGCCCACCTCCGCCGGCAAGAATGA
- a CDS encoding RNA polymerase Rpb4 family protein: MTIFKEKVSEEYLTTAETKEILADLEMERAADEDREMRYELKRSIEHVNHFAMLDVEESLEFVEQLRELEKVDEATAYKIANLRPLDRDELRAIYAQERYSLSGEELDDILAVVKQYA; the protein is encoded by the coding sequence ATGACGATATTCAAGGAGAAGGTCTCCGAGGAGTATCTCACCACCGCCGAAACCAAGGAGATACTGGCGGACCTGGAGATGGAGCGGGCGGCCGACGAGGACCGCGAGATGCGCTACGAGCTCAAACGCTCCATCGAACACGTCAACCACTTCGCGATGCTCGACGTCGAGGAGTCCCTGGAGTTCGTCGAACAGCTCCGCGAACTGGAGAAAGTCGACGAGGCGACCGCCTACAAGATCGCCAACCTGCGCCCGCTCGACCGCGACGAGCTACGGGCCATCTACGCCCAGGAGCGGTACTCCCTGTCGGGCGAGGAACTCGACGACATCCTCGCCGTCGTCAAGCAGTACGCCTGA
- a CDS encoding DUF655 domain-containing protein — translation MSSTESGGEDLVAAVLDVLPHGRSDDDRPQHQKEPLAYALGVDEFHIYELSLDEDDDIAFGDRIDLTAFGRLTEVDFEELPSGARQELEYAVEEIVDADERRFVDFYNDAQPITLRLHQLNLLPGIGKKLRNTILDERKRKPFESFEDLEERVSGLHNPREVLVERIQEELRDDDLKYRIFVRRSEQGEGE, via the coding sequence ATGAGCAGCACCGAGAGCGGTGGCGAGGATTTGGTCGCGGCGGTGCTCGACGTCCTCCCGCACGGCCGGAGCGACGACGACCGCCCACAGCACCAGAAAGAGCCGCTCGCGTACGCACTCGGGGTGGACGAGTTCCACATCTACGAGCTCTCGCTCGACGAGGACGACGACATCGCCTTCGGGGACCGCATCGACCTGACGGCGTTCGGTCGGCTGACGGAGGTCGACTTCGAGGAGCTGCCAAGCGGCGCCAGGCAGGAACTGGAGTACGCCGTCGAGGAGATAGTCGACGCCGACGAGCGCCGGTTCGTGGACTTCTACAACGACGCCCAGCCGATAACGCTGCGGCTCCACCAGCTGAACCTGTTACCGGGTATCGGGAAGAAGCTCCGTAACACGATTCTCGACGAGCGAAAGCGAAAGCCCTTCGAGAGCTTCGAGGACCTCGAAGAGCGGGTCAGCGGGCTCCACAATCCCCGTGAGGTCCTCGTCGAACGCATCCAGGAGGAGCTGCGCGACGACGACCTGAAGTATCGGATTTTCGTGCGGCGCAGCGAGCAGGGCGAGGGTGAGTGA
- a CDS encoding 16S ribosomal RNA methyltransferase A codes for MTEYGNRDPDALVRRAGKRADTRQDQHFLVDDRVLDRIPTYAEEMDLTHVLEIGGGPGALTDRLLAVADRVTVVERDPEFAAHLRTEFADAVAADRLTVIEGDALAVDLPEFTASVSNLPYGASSEIAFRLLPAGKPMVLMFQQEFAERMTADPATDDYGRLSVTAGHYADAELVETVPKGAFDPQPRVTSALVRTTPREPDYAVPSDAFFMDFLKAVFTQRRKTMRNAVRNTAHISGLGDPDAVVEAADEDLMSARAGKLAPADFADLATLAYEVGEPEHGDD; via the coding sequence ATGACCGAGTACGGGAACCGCGACCCCGACGCGCTGGTCCGGCGGGCGGGCAAGCGGGCCGACACGAGACAGGACCAGCACTTCCTGGTCGACGACCGCGTGCTGGACCGGATTCCGACTTACGCCGAGGAGATGGACCTCACGCACGTCCTCGAAATCGGCGGCGGGCCGGGGGCGCTCACCGACCGACTGCTGGCCGTGGCCGACCGGGTGACGGTGGTCGAGCGCGACCCCGAGTTCGCGGCCCATCTGCGGACGGAGTTCGCCGACGCCGTCGCGGCGGACCGACTGACAGTCATCGAGGGGGACGCGCTGGCTGTCGACCTCCCCGAGTTCACCGCGAGCGTCTCGAACCTCCCCTACGGCGCGTCCTCGGAAATCGCGTTTCGGCTGCTCCCGGCGGGCAAGCCCATGGTCCTGATGTTCCAACAGGAGTTCGCCGAGCGGATGACCGCCGACCCCGCGACCGACGACTACGGGCGGCTGTCGGTGACGGCGGGTCACTACGCCGACGCCGAACTCGTCGAGACCGTGCCGAAGGGGGCCTTCGACCCCCAGCCCCGCGTGACGAGCGCGCTGGTGCGGACGACGCCCCGCGAGCCGGACTACGCGGTCCCGAGCGACGCGTTCTTCATGGACTTCCTGAAGGCTGTGTTCACCCAGCGCCGGAAGACGATGCGCAACGCCGTCCGCAACACGGCCCACATCTCCGGGCTGGGCGACCCCGACGCGGTCGTCGAGGCCGCCGACGAAGACCTGATGAGCGCCCGCGCCGGCAAACTCGCGCCGGCCGATTTCGCCGACCTGGCGACGCTGGCCTACGAGGTCGGCGAGCCCGAGCACGGCGATGACTGA
- a CDS encoding HemK2/MTQ2 family protein methyltransferase, whose translation MTEEGEASDGGDRPSLADQRGVETVYQPAEDSDLLARTAVERVTPGDRALDVGTGSGYVAAKLAEAGADATGVDLSPLACREAVDNGVPVVRGDLVAPFRDDAFDLVTFNPPYLPTPAEAEWDDWMEAALSGGEDGRRLVDPFLESVGRVLAGGGEALLLVSSLTDPDAVRAYAREQGFESEMLATEKHPYEALVVLRFSKS comes from the coding sequence ATGACTGAGGAGGGCGAGGCGTCGGACGGTGGGGACCGGCCTTCTCTGGCTGACCAGCGCGGGGTCGAGACGGTGTACCAGCCCGCCGAGGACTCCGACCTGCTCGCCCGCACGGCCGTCGAGCGCGTCACGCCGGGGGACCGCGCCCTCGACGTGGGGACGGGGTCCGGCTACGTCGCGGCGAAACTGGCCGAGGCGGGTGCCGACGCGACGGGGGTCGACCTCAGCCCGTTGGCCTGCCGCGAGGCCGTCGACAACGGCGTTCCGGTCGTCCGCGGCGACCTGGTGGCGCCGTTCCGGGACGACGCGTTCGACCTCGTGACGTTCAATCCTCCGTACCTGCCGACGCCCGCCGAGGCCGAGTGGGACGACTGGATGGAGGCGGCGCTGTCGGGCGGCGAGGACGGCCGCCGGCTCGTCGACCCGTTTCTGGAGTCCGTGGGCCGTGTCCTGGCCGGTGGCGGCGAAGCTCTGCTGCTGGTGAGCAGTCTGACCGACCCCGATGCCGTCCGCGCGTACGCTCGCGAACAGGGCTTCGAAAGTGAGATGCTTGCTACCGAGAAGCATCCATACGAAGCGCTCGTCGTCCTTCGGTTTTCGAAGTCGTAA
- a CDS encoding 5-methyltetrahydropteroyltriglutamate--homocysteine methyltransferase produces the protein MPEIVATTPGLFPLPDWAKDELSDLKGHQKTDLISGDEGGAISDAYDRARSEVVSLQTDAGLDRVSEGQLRWDDMLAHPLAVHENVETRGIVRYYDNNNFYREPVVTDDLTTGGDVAAELDAAAELVDSGLQAVLPGPYSLADLATDEHYGDEAEFVGAIADFLVREVEQFPDVETLFLLEPSLAENPPEDGEDERASEAVDAVASAIDAEVVVHTYWGPIEEKTYAHLMDAAVDAIGFDLVADHDKNVYNVQEYGTKDSVALGVADGQNTRIESPETIRDRIDWFEQQTNTAYDTVYATTNTETFYLPVNKFEDKIRSLANAAALDTPEADQ, from the coding sequence ATGCCAGAGATTGTTGCGACGACACCTGGCCTGTTCCCCTTACCGGACTGGGCCAAGGACGAGCTGTCCGACCTGAAAGGACACCAGAAGACGGACCTCATTAGCGGCGACGAGGGCGGGGCCATCTCCGACGCCTACGACCGCGCCCGCAGCGAGGTCGTCTCCCTCCAGACCGACGCCGGCCTCGACCGGGTCAGCGAGGGGCAGTTGCGCTGGGACGACATGCTCGCGCACCCGCTGGCGGTCCACGAGAACGTCGAGACCCGCGGCATCGTCCGCTACTACGACAACAACAACTTCTACCGGGAGCCCGTCGTCACCGACGACCTGACCACCGGTGGCGACGTCGCCGCCGAGCTCGACGCCGCCGCCGAACTGGTCGATTCGGGGCTGCAGGCTGTGCTGCCAGGCCCCTACTCGCTGGCGGACCTCGCGACGGACGAACACTACGGCGACGAGGCGGAGTTCGTCGGCGCAATCGCCGACTTCCTCGTCCGCGAGGTCGAGCAGTTCCCCGACGTTGAGACGCTGTTCCTCCTGGAGCCGTCCCTCGCCGAGAACCCGCCCGAGGACGGCGAGGACGAGCGCGCCAGCGAGGCCGTCGACGCCGTCGCCTCGGCCATCGACGCCGAGGTCGTGGTCCACACCTACTGGGGGCCCATCGAGGAGAAGACCTACGCGCACCTGATGGACGCCGCCGTCGACGCCATCGGTTTCGACCTCGTGGCCGACCACGACAAGAACGTCTACAACGTCCAGGAGTACGGCACGAAAGATTCCGTCGCGCTGGGCGTCGCCGACGGACAGAACACCCGCATCGAGTCGCCCGAAACCATCCGGGACCGCATCGACTGGTTCGAACAGCAGACGAACACGGCCTACGACACCGTCTACGCGACCACGAACACCGAGACGTTCTACCTGCCCGTCAACAAGTTCGAGGACAAGATTCGGTCGCTCGCCAACGCCGCGGCCCTCGACACCCCGGAGGCAGACCAATGA
- a CDS encoding methionine synthase translates to MTGPREQFRPEDHPNDHFLLTTVVGSYPKPKWHDRAREMFENEERDFGEDEWEESKDDASRLITHEHERAGLDVICDGEMRRNEMVEYFAHRIDGYEFNGRVKVWGHNYFDKPSVADEVEYGEQWLVEEFEFTDEVAERPVKVPITGPYTLANWSFNEVYDSEEELAYELADLVNEEIEALVEAGARYIQIDEPALATTPDDHAIVGECLERIVDEIPEDVRLGLHVCYGDYSRIYPEILDYPVHEYDLELANGNYDQLDVFKEHEFTKDFAMGVLDAHTAEVESVEEIKENIKKGLEVVPPERLTVSPDCGVKLLPREVARGKMENMVTAAREIEQELDAGEIEVVAGGGAEASADD, encoded by the coding sequence ATGACAGGACCACGAGAGCAGTTCCGACCGGAGGACCACCCGAACGACCATTTCCTGCTGACGACCGTCGTCGGCTCCTACCCCAAGCCGAAGTGGCACGACCGCGCCCGCGAGATGTTCGAGAACGAGGAGCGCGACTTCGGCGAGGACGAGTGGGAGGAGTCGAAAGACGACGCCTCGCGGCTCATCACCCACGAACACGAGCGTGCGGGTCTCGACGTCATCTGTGACGGCGAGATGCGCCGCAACGAGATGGTCGAGTACTTCGCCCACCGCATCGACGGCTACGAGTTCAACGGCCGCGTGAAGGTGTGGGGCCACAACTACTTCGACAAGCCCAGCGTCGCCGACGAGGTCGAGTACGGCGAGCAGTGGCTCGTCGAGGAGTTCGAGTTCACCGACGAGGTCGCCGAACGGCCGGTCAAGGTCCCCATCACCGGCCCGTACACGCTGGCGAACTGGTCGTTCAACGAGGTCTACGACAGCGAGGAGGAACTGGCCTACGAGCTGGCCGACCTGGTCAACGAGGAGATAGAGGCGCTCGTCGAGGCCGGCGCTCGCTACATCCAGATAGACGAGCCCGCGCTGGCGACGACGCCCGACGACCACGCCATCGTCGGCGAGTGCCTGGAGCGAATCGTCGACGAGATTCCCGAGGACGTGCGGCTCGGCCTGCACGTCTGTTACGGCGACTACTCCCGCATCTACCCGGAGATTCTGGACTACCCGGTCCACGAGTACGACCTCGAACTCGCCAACGGCAACTACGACCAGCTCGACGTGTTCAAGGAACACGAGTTCACCAAGGACTTCGCGATGGGCGTCCTCGACGCTCACACGGCCGAGGTCGAGTCCGTCGAGGAGATAAAGGAGAACATCAAGAAGGGCCTGGAAGTCGTGCCCCCGGAGCGCCTGACGGTCTCGCCCGACTGCGGCGTGAAGCTCCTGCCCCGCGAGGTCGCTCGCGGCAAGATGGAGAACATGGTCACGGCGGCCCGCGAGATAGAACAGGAACTCGACGCCGGCGAGATAGAAGTCGTCGCCGGCGGCGGCGCGGAAGCGAGCGCGGACGACTGA